Proteins encoded by one window of Cydia splendana chromosome 14, ilCydSple1.2, whole genome shotgun sequence:
- the LOC134796888 gene encoding uncharacterized monothiol glutaredoxin ycf64-like, with protein MNVLFRRSVMPLYNNALKISCRSFADAGVKEKIDKLVKNNKVVVFMKGVPDAPRCGFSNAVVQIMRMHAVPYDSHDVLANEDIRQGIKDYSNWPTIPQVFINGEFVGGCDIMLQMHQSGELVEELKKVGIKSALLTAEENKKEEAK; from the exons ATGAACGTCTTATTTAGAAGAAGTGTTATGCCATTATATAATAATGCTTTAAAAATATCATGCCGTTCTTTTGCGGATGCTGGAGTTAAggaaaaaattgataaattggTGAAAAACAACAAAGTGGTAGTCTTCATGAAAGGTGTTCCTGATGCGCCGAGATGTGGATTCAGTAACGCTGTTGTGCAGATAATGCGGATGCACGCGGTGCCATACGACAGCCACGATGTCCTCGCGAACGAAGATATTCGACAGG GCATCAAAGATTACTCCAACTGGCCGACAATTCCACAAGTATTCATAAATGGAGAGTTTGTAGGAGGCTGCGACATCATGTTGCAAATGCACCAATCCGGAGAACTTGTTGAAGAACTGAAGAAGGTTGGCATTAAAAGCGCTCTGCTGACAGCGGAAGAGAACAAAAAAGAAGAAGCCAAGTGA
- the LOC134796730 gene encoding serine/threonine-protein phosphatase 4 regulatory subunit 2 — translation MENAEEVFHFLEDFSKRKPKTIPQELNEYLAYVARTGDPVYQWPLVKCLFKEKLLNVITDFYETTPGIDIPPYPNVDPFNYDIMKNSLLERLDAFTSAPFTVQRICELLTFPRKQYNRIDKFMRAIEKNILVVSTREPGAQRHPDPEPENGEAVEPVVNGSDSNSEYNVDVEMEDMSWKENAEQQSSEPQPSSSDTHISVDDIEARLQAKQNTPMETQDKTPTEYESVTPPELNVSTDEPVPENKTSDTTIPEIIPVAEVTEKADSIDTAEASDETKTEVEMKSDVSESPVLVIPEITVDDAEMTEQKLIDQAAESEKEVPQKEDVPEKVDDTPEIKPVEEPATEQPVSTDESSSDSTMKDEEPKHISEVSTSSEESSSSSDNTDGNSNSPKTVENNTDIIQEESNQETIKLEEPVKEETKEPEIPACEEKKEAPQPVIESDNYSISDISSGLPQPPAEAPSQEETPSEEVKDTPEIEKNEEAKTESVEKDTEGGDS, via the coding sequence ATGGAAAACGCCGAAGAAGTATTTCATTTCTTAGAAGACTTTTCAAAGCGAAAGCCTAAAACTATTCCCCAGGAACTCAACGAATACTTAGCATACGTAGCGCGTACCGGTGATCCCGTATACCAGTGGCCTTTAGTGAAATGTTTATTCAAGGAGAAACTCTTGAACGTTATAACTGACTTCTACGAGACTACCCCGGGCATCGACATCCCGCCGTACCCCAACGTGGACCCGTTTAACTATGACATTATGAAAAACAGCTTGCTGGAACGCCTAGACGCTTTTACATCGGCACCATTCACCGTTCAAAGAATCTGTGAACTCCTGACGTTCCCTCGTAAGCAGTACAATAGAATAGACAAATTCATGAGGGCTATAGAGAAGAACATACTAGTTGTTAGCACACGTGAGCCCGGTGCTCAGCGCCATCCTGATCCTGAGCCTGAGAATGGAGAAGCAGTAGAGCCAGTTGTGAACGGCTCCGACAGCAACTCGGAATATAACGTCGATGTTGAGATGGAGGATATGTCTTGGAAGGAGAATGCGGAACAACAAAGTTCCGAACCACAGCCAAGCTCTTCAGACACACACATTTCAGTAGATGACATAGAGGCGCGCCTTCAAGCTAAACAAAATACTCCAATGGAAACTCAGGATAAGACACCTACTGAGTATGAATCTGTTACTCCACCAGAGCTGAATGTCAGCACTGATGAACCTGTTCCAGAAAATAAAActagtgatactacaatacctGAAATAATACCTGTGGCTGAAGTTACTGAGAAAGCAGACTCTATTGACACAGCAGAAGCATCAGATGAAACTAAAACTGAAGTTGAAATGAAATCAGATGTGTCTGAGAGTCCAGTCTTAGTCATCCCAGAAATAACAGTTGATGATGCAGAGATGACTGAACAAAAGCTAATAGATCAAGCAGCGGAATCAGAAAAAGAGGTACCACAAAAAGAAGATGTGCCTGAAAAGGTTGATGATACTCCTGAAATTAAGCCAGTGGAGGAACCAGCCACGGAACAACCCGTGTCCACAGATGAGAGCAGCTCAGATTCAACCATGAAAGATGAAGAACCTAAGCATATTTCTGAGGTGTCAACATCTAGTGAAGAAAGCTCATCATCAAGCGACAATACAGATGGAAATAGCAATTCTCCAAAAACTGTTGAAAATAATACTGATATAATCCAAGAAGAATCAAACCAGGAAACCATTAAACTAGAGGAACCTGTAAAAGAAGAGACTAAAGAACCAGAAATTCCAGCCTGTGAAGAGAAAAAAGAGGCTCCACAACCTGTGATTGAGTCTGATAACTATTCCATTTCTGACATAAGTTCAGGGCTCCCCCAACCACCAGCTGAAGCTCCTAGTCAAGAGGAAACTCCATCAGAAGAAGTAAAAGATACACCAGAAATTGAGAAAAATGAGGAGGCTAAGACTGAAAGCGTAGAGAAGGATACAGAAGGAGGAGATtcataa